GAGATAGCTTCACTACGTGTTTCTTACTGATTTAAATCTTTCGATGTTCTAACCATCGTGAATGTGAAACTTGTGTGCATACTTGTGATACTCTACAAGACCCTGAGTTGAACAGCCTTAAAGTAGCAGACCTCATTCTAGACACCAAACACCATGTATTCATAAGCTGTCGTGTCTACAGGAAATGTCCCCCTGCTGAGTTGATCATGTTAGTTGGCCTACTGCTGTGACTACTCGCCTATAACTTATCGATACAGTGGCTCGTTCACCTGCTAGGAAGCTATTACCTGGTGTTGACTTTGAGGGGTAAAGGTTACTTAAGCCCTGAACATTGATAAAGGCCACATCTCAATGACGACGCATAGGCAGTCTTAGCAGGATATAAGGCTTGATAActatagtaattatagctatataagtCGATGACAGCAGATGTGCATAAATGAATGAACCCTCCTGACCCTATACTAAGCAAAAGGCTCTCCGTTCGATACTTCCAATGGCCACCTACCTCTTATGGAGGACATGGTTGATCTTGGATTTGGGATCGCCTTTGGCCACGTAGAATAGGTGGTTGCCCTTCTCGCTAGCAACGACAGTCAACTGACTTGCAAGATCCACCTTACTTCCCTTAACCTCCTGGGGACTACCCCAACTCTTTCCAACCTGCTTGCTCACAACGCGAATCTCCTGGCTACGGTTCGTGTAGTAGAGATAGACAGTTCCGTTGACATATGAAATAGCCGTAGTGGTGCCAGACTGTGCATCATCGGTGTACTTCAAGTGTTGAGCTGAGTTATTCGTTAGAATGCTTGAAATATAATGGTACTTTTACACTTACTGTCTCCGTCGCCGTCAGGAACGTACTCGTAGAATGTCTGGTTAGAAGAAGACTGGACGATCACACAGCGTCTATCATTCTCGGGATCATAGTAAGCCGCGACAGATGAATGCTGGTCAATCGAGATAGTATCATCAATGTCATGCTGCTCGCCTGAGTTGACATGCGTCTCAACCAGAAGGCGATCCTCAGGTGTTCCCCTGTCGTAGAATCAACATGTGATCTACCAAATGAACGTTCCAGGGCCATAGCTTACTTGAAGTAATAGACCCAAGCATCGTAGTCAGAGTTGCACGACGCAATGGTCAAGTTATTCTTCTCCGTCTTGTCGAGCGAGAAGTACACTGGACTGAGAACAGAGACACTGTGATACTTGTCATCATAATCGACGGCACCAGTATCAGCGACAGTAGCAccgtccttcttcttcttggtgaaaCCAGTGACGATCTGGGTGCCAAGAAGGTATGAGGTGGCGATCTGACTGTTGTCAAGAATTATGCCTGGAATATCGTCGCTGCTAGAGATAAGAGTCTCGGGAGCGTCATTCACACGACCTTCATCACGATACTCAAAGGCGAGGTGGTTGTTAGTGGCTGTGTAGAAGATATGAAGCTTCTTGCCGTCGATGGCACCTGTGGTGTAAATACTACCAATGCCGGGCATGCTGAAGACTGTGATAAAAGTATAGAGTGGGAGATGATTTGATGTAGTGTGCTAAGTGGAGCGATGAATCTGGGTTGTTCTGGAGAGGGATTCTCTACGGGCTGCAAGTTTGCTGCCATTTATGCTTTGGCCACAAACGAACCTTAGAAATCACGCTCGGACTCTGTATTACCTGCATGTATATCAAACTAACGGTGATTCCGCAAAGGCTGAATATCACAACTGCGTTGGGACAttcagcttctcaacatcgaGATTGGCGTTGAAAGATGGTCAAGATCATCTCTTTCCAAGAGCTGGAATGAGACACGGCTGGCGAGCCCCGCTCTCACAACGGCACACAAAGTAAGCATTAGTCCATCATTTTGGATATTCAGCTGGTGTTAGAAACAGCTATGAAACCAATTGACGCCATAGCACGGGCCGTCCCATTTGCGACCAATCCGCTTCCGTGCTGCGATACGCTGATCATGCAAGGGAAGTGCCCCACTGTCGCGTCATTCCGAAGGGACTAATCATGATGACCACTTGGAGCGGGGGGCAAGAGGCGGGTGAAAAGCGAGGATCAAGGGATGGTAGTGAGGGGTAGGGGGTGTATGCATACCACTCTAGACGCTCATGCATAACTATCTATATCTCTTAAATACATGTAGCAGCCATAAACTTCAAAGGATCGTTTTGACACCGTCACAACGGGCGCCATCTGCAGAGGTTGTCAATGTTGGAATTCCTATCACACTGCAGATTTCTGAAAACAGGATAACTCTGCTGCACTTATTCGTCATATATCGGTAAGTGAGGGGAAATATTGAATCACATGTCGTTTTCAAAGGCCGCTGAGACTAATAACTTCTTGTTGCTTTCATGTACCAGTACATGAGAATGAATCCCTCAGGCCGTGTCGGTTAGCTAAGGGTCTTAATCAAGTCTCGAGAGTCGGCTTGATGTGAACAGGGTCAAGGCGACCGCCCACCCGATTTCCAACTCCAAGTAGTCTCTTTCCCATGGATCCAAGTAGTCAATCGTTGTGACTTTTGAGCTTTGATCTTGGAACACCTTCATTTTGTTAGCCATCGTACAGTCATC
Above is a window of Fusarium oxysporum Fo47 chromosome XII, complete sequence DNA encoding:
- a CDS encoding uncharacterized protein (expressed protein); protein product: MPGIGSIYTTGAIDGKKLHIFYTATNNHLAFEYRDEGRVNDAPETLISSSDDIPGIILDNSQIATSYLLGTQIVTGFTKKKKDGATVADTGAVDYDDKYHSVSVLSPVYFSLDKTEKNNLTIASCNSDYDAWVYYFKGTPEDRLLVETHVNSGEQHDIDDTISIDQHSSVAAYYDPENDRRCVIVQSSSNQTFYEYVPDGDGDTQHLKYTDDAQSGTTTAISYVNGTVYLYYTNRSQEIRVVSKQVGKSWGSPQEVKGSKVDLASQLTVVASEKGNHLFYVAKGDPKSKINHVLHKR